A portion of the Stigmatella aurantiaca DW4/3-1 genome contains these proteins:
- a CDS encoding O-methyltransferase → MPSTLHEPTVSALLTHLFADARKTDAAVLAPLRQQGPDAQGSLHQALQSDYRQFYTQVAAAYLPVSEELGRLLYALARARRAKILVEFGTSFGISTIHLAAALRDEGGGTLITTEFEPSKVRRARENLTAAGLVHLVEFREGDALETLRAPLPGPIDLLLLDGAKPLYLPILERLEPQLAPGAVVVADNVKMSPGFAEHIARPSNGYTPIALPWDGDDCLFAVRTP, encoded by the coding sequence ATGCCATCCACCCTTCATGAGCCCACGGTCTCAGCCCTTCTCACCCACCTCTTCGCCGACGCCCGGAAGACCGACGCGGCCGTGCTCGCGCCCCTTCGCCAGCAAGGCCCTGACGCGCAGGGCTCCCTCCACCAAGCCCTGCAAAGCGATTACCGGCAGTTCTACACCCAGGTCGCCGCCGCCTACTTGCCCGTCTCGGAGGAACTGGGCCGACTGCTGTATGCGCTGGCCCGGGCCAGACGCGCGAAGATCCTCGTGGAGTTCGGCACCTCCTTTGGCATCTCGACGATTCACCTCGCCGCGGCGCTTCGGGATGAAGGCGGCGGCACGCTCATCACCACCGAGTTCGAGCCCTCGAAGGTGCGGCGCGCCCGGGAGAACCTCACGGCCGCGGGCCTCGTCCACCTCGTCGAGTTCCGGGAAGGCGACGCCCTCGAGACGCTGAGGGCCCCCCTGCCCGGCCCCATCGATCTGTTGCTGCTCGACGGCGCGAAACCCCTCTACCTGCCCATCCTCGAGCGGCTCGAGCCTCAGCTCGCCCCGGGCGCCGTGGTCGTCGCCGACAATGTGAAGATGAGCCCTGGTTTCGCCGAGCACATCGCACGGCCATCGAACGGCTACACCCCCATCGCGCTTCCCTGGGACGGAGACGATTGCCTCTTCGCCGTGCGCACCCCGTGA
- a CDS encoding SDR family NAD(P)-dependent oxidoreductase, with protein sequence MNLELTGKAALVTGSSRGIGRAIAFALAREGARLCLSARNAEPLEQTATQLRAEGAQVTTAVGDVATPEGARAAVDATVRAFGTVDILVNNVGGSGGAGSFEHATPGQWTEVLERNLLAAVWCSQRAVDTMRERGGCIVHINSIFGREYASSAPYTAAKAGLTALTKEMAIDLARYRIRVNGVAPGSILFPGGSWDRRQKAQPEKVEKMLREEMPWGRFGTPEEVADVVTFLCSERARWVTGATLPVDGGQGRAF encoded by the coding sequence ATGAACCTGGAACTCACGGGCAAAGCGGCACTTGTGACGGGCAGCAGCCGCGGCATCGGACGCGCCATCGCCTTCGCGCTGGCACGGGAGGGCGCCCGCCTCTGCCTGAGCGCCCGGAACGCGGAGCCCCTCGAACAAACGGCCACACAGCTCCGGGCGGAGGGCGCCCAGGTCACCACCGCCGTGGGAGACGTGGCCACCCCCGAAGGCGCCCGGGCCGCGGTGGACGCCACGGTCCGCGCATTCGGGACCGTGGACATCCTCGTCAACAACGTGGGGGGCAGCGGCGGCGCGGGCTCGTTCGAGCACGCCACCCCGGGCCAGTGGACGGAAGTCCTGGAGCGCAACCTCCTGGCCGCCGTGTGGTGCAGCCAGCGCGCCGTGGACACCATGCGCGAGCGGGGCGGCTGCATCGTGCACATCAACTCCATCTTCGGCCGGGAGTACGCCTCCAGCGCCCCCTACACCGCCGCCAAGGCGGGCCTCACCGCCCTGACCAAGGAGATGGCCATCGATCTGGCCCGCTACCGGATCCGCGTCAACGGCGTGGCCCCGGGCTCCATCCTCTTTCCAGGCGGAAGCTGGGACCGGCGCCAGAAGGCCCAGCCCGAAAAGGTGGAGAAGATGCTGCGCGAGGAGATGCCCTGGGGCCGCTTCGGGACGCCCGAGGAGGTGGCGGATGTCGTCACCTTCTTGTGCTCGGAGCGCGCCCGCTGGGTGACCGGAGCCACCCTCCCCGTGGATGGCGGCCAGGGCCGCGCCTTCTGA
- a CDS encoding DUF885 domain-containing protein — translation MLAVLWFLASACATSSSSRPASSLAASAEDARFTALLEEDWERTLREYPTLATFVGDPRYNDRLTDESFEAIARRKQELQALSGRLKTIDRARLSAAQQLNYDLFARDVASGLEGLRFPDEYLPISQLGGVHDRMAELAQGVPKRTVKDFQDFVKRLRAVPLMVDQSIALMRKGVEAGVTPPRVTLRDVAGLIRNQIVESPEQSPVYRALFEGFPLALKADEARLRAEVAAALREAVVPAYRKLLAFFEADYLPRARESIAMSALPDGAAWYAYRVKEMTTTDLSPEAIHQLGQAEVKRILGEMEKVKAEAGFQGSVQQFAQFLLKDPRFAFRSREELLMTYRDLTKRLDPELPKMFRTLPRLTYGVLPVPGYSEKTVPAGYYMPGSLEAGRAGYFFVNTYDLPSRSKWMVDALVLHETVPGHHFQISIAQEQGEVPSFRRHGIYGAFVEGWGLYAESLGHELGVYQDPYAKFGQLASEMLRSIRLVVDTGVHSQGWTREQALAFFREYSGESEHDIVVEVDRYIVNPAQALCYKVGALKIQELRAWATRELGPRFDVRTFHDVVLRSGALPLPALESQVKAWVSHTQSVP, via the coding sequence ATGTTGGCTGTGCTGTGGTTTCTGGCTTCGGCCTGCGCCACTTCTTCTTCGAGCCGTCCCGCGTCTTCCCTTGCTGCCTCCGCCGAGGATGCACGCTTCACCGCCCTCCTGGAGGAGGACTGGGAAAGGACCCTGCGCGAGTACCCCACGCTGGCCACCTTCGTGGGGGATCCGCGCTACAACGACCGGCTGACGGACGAGTCGTTCGAGGCCATCGCGCGCCGCAAGCAGGAACTCCAGGCGCTGTCCGGGCGCTTGAAGACGATCGACCGTGCCCGTCTGTCCGCGGCCCAGCAGCTCAACTACGACCTCTTCGCCCGCGATGTGGCGTCTGGCCTCGAGGGGCTGCGCTTCCCCGACGAGTACCTGCCGATCAGCCAGCTGGGCGGGGTCCACGACCGGATGGCGGAGCTGGCGCAGGGCGTGCCCAAGCGCACGGTGAAGGACTTCCAGGACTTCGTGAAGCGCCTGCGCGCGGTTCCCCTCATGGTGGATCAATCCATCGCGCTGATGCGCAAGGGGGTGGAGGCCGGGGTGACGCCCCCTCGGGTGACGCTCAGGGACGTGGCGGGCCTCATCCGCAACCAGATCGTCGAATCGCCCGAGCAGAGCCCGGTCTACCGGGCGCTCTTCGAGGGGTTTCCCCTCGCCTTGAAGGCTGACGAGGCGCGGCTGCGCGCGGAGGTGGCCGCGGCCCTTCGCGAGGCGGTGGTGCCCGCCTACCGGAAGTTGCTGGCCTTCTTCGAGGCGGACTACTTGCCGCGGGCCCGCGAGTCGATCGCCATGTCCGCGTTGCCGGATGGGGCGGCCTGGTACGCCTACCGGGTGAAGGAGATGACCACCACGGATCTCTCGCCCGAGGCCATTCACCAACTGGGGCAGGCGGAGGTGAAGCGCATCCTTGGAGAGATGGAGAAGGTGAAAGCAGAGGCCGGCTTCCAGGGCTCGGTGCAGCAGTTCGCTCAGTTTCTGCTCAAGGACCCGCGCTTCGCCTTCCGCTCGCGTGAGGAGTTGTTGATGACGTACCGGGACCTGACCAAGCGCCTGGATCCAGAGCTGCCCAAGATGTTCCGCACGCTCCCGCGCCTCACCTACGGCGTGCTGCCCGTGCCTGGGTACTCGGAGAAGACGGTGCCCGCTGGCTACTACATGCCGGGCTCGCTCGAGGCGGGCCGCGCCGGGTACTTCTTCGTCAACACGTATGACTTGCCCTCCCGGTCCAAGTGGATGGTGGACGCGCTGGTGCTGCACGAGACCGTGCCGGGGCACCACTTCCAGATCTCCATCGCGCAAGAGCAGGGCGAGGTGCCCTCGTTCCGGCGCCACGGTATCTATGGGGCCTTCGTCGAGGGCTGGGGCCTCTACGCCGAGTCCCTCGGTCACGAACTGGGCGTGTACCAGGATCCGTACGCGAAGTTTGGCCAGCTGGCCTCCGAGATGTTGCGCTCCATCCGGCTCGTGGTGGACACGGGGGTCCACTCCCAAGGGTGGACTCGGGAGCAGGCCCTTGCCTTCTTCCGCGAGTACTCGGGCGAGTCCGAGCACGACATCGTGGTCGAGGTGGACCGGTACATCGTCAATCCCGCGCAGGCCCTCTGTTACAAGGTGGGAGCGCTGAAGATCCAAGAACTGCGCGCCTGGGCCACCCGCGAGTTGGGGCCCCGTTTCGATGTGCGCACCTTTCACGACGTGGTGCTCCGCTCGGGGGCGCTGCCGTTGCCCGCCCTGGAATCCCAGGTGAAGGCGTGGGTATCCCACACGCAATCCGTTCCCTGA
- a CDS encoding serine/threonine-protein kinase has product MPTLSVGGPPESRPLEKGLFAERYALRRVVGSGGMGTVYQAWDELCGQPVALKVLEATGPRNPGAQERFRREAKLARRISHPNVARVFELGNAQGRSFLTMEYVEGEDLKSLLAREGCLSPVRAARLAVEVCAGLEAAHEASVAHRDLKPANVLVERGGRVVLTDFGIARSLEDSPEEGLTRIHGLVGTPQYMAPEQLTEGKVDRRTDLYAVGLLLYEMLVGQPAFAQSTSLKAAFERMGAPPPDPRDRREVPEELARVVRTCLAVSPSGRPSRAREVAQTLEAWLTGGSV; this is encoded by the coding sequence TTGCCCACGCTGAGCGTCGGGGGGCCACCGGAGAGCCGTCCGCTCGAGAAGGGGCTCTTCGCCGAGCGGTACGCGCTGCGGCGAGTGGTTGGAAGTGGGGGGATGGGGACGGTGTACCAGGCGTGGGATGAGCTGTGCGGGCAGCCCGTGGCGCTGAAGGTGCTGGAGGCCACGGGGCCGCGCAATCCCGGGGCTCAGGAGCGCTTCCGCCGCGAGGCCAAGCTGGCGCGGCGCATCTCCCACCCCAACGTGGCCCGCGTGTTCGAGCTGGGCAATGCCCAGGGGCGCTCCTTTCTCACCATGGAGTATGTGGAAGGGGAGGACCTGAAGAGCTTGCTGGCGCGGGAGGGATGCCTCTCCCCGGTGCGGGCGGCGCGGTTGGCCGTGGAAGTGTGCGCTGGGCTGGAGGCCGCGCACGAGGCCTCGGTGGCGCACCGGGATCTGAAGCCGGCCAATGTGTTGGTGGAGCGGGGCGGGCGGGTGGTGCTGACGGACTTCGGCATTGCACGGTCCCTGGAGGACTCGCCCGAGGAGGGACTGACGCGCATCCATGGTCTGGTGGGCACTCCCCAGTACATGGCGCCCGAGCAACTCACCGAGGGCAAGGTGGATCGGCGCACGGACCTCTACGCGGTGGGGTTGCTGCTCTACGAGATGCTGGTGGGGCAGCCCGCGTTCGCCCAGTCCACCTCCCTCAAGGCCGCCTTCGAGCGGATGGGGGCCCCGCCTCCGGATCCGCGCGATCGCCGCGAGGTGCCCGAGGAACTCGCGCGGGTGGTGCGCACGTGCCTGGCGGTGTCCCCCTCTGGGCGGCCTTCGCGCGCCCGGGAGGTGGCCCAGACACTGGAGGCGTGGTTGACCGGCGGGAGCGTGTAG
- a CDS encoding TauD/TfdA family dioxygenase gives MPITRIEPHDEFLRIHFAPGESPRHADFHWFWLRHNSELDRHPITQERIVCSSELPLDPEPRSVRIAEDADALDIDWGHRPDGKVSRYATEWLRAHSYAADRDSPPAPPSDIEAVTVDFARLEEPLGPKIFRALEQHGLLIVRGYGLDTEALIETIGQQGLSVIETHFGRIEDLRTDNTTNRNTDQLGYTDSAVQLHTDQPFLDRPPRYQLLHSQRPAETGGANFVVDGLAAARYLSGLDRPAFELLRTVPVTFHRKQKSFERVLVSPILDFDAPGGFRIRYSYFTLAPHQRPFAEMEAWYRAYNRFAKLVRDERHQYRFLLQTGDFLIYDNWRMLHARTSFTGARWVRGVYFDKAH, from the coding sequence ATGCCCATCACCCGCATTGAGCCGCACGATGAGTTCCTGCGCATCCATTTCGCTCCTGGAGAGAGCCCCCGCCATGCCGACTTCCACTGGTTCTGGCTGCGGCACAACTCCGAGCTGGACCGGCACCCCATCACCCAGGAGCGCATCGTCTGTTCGTCGGAGCTGCCGCTGGACCCCGAGCCGCGGAGCGTGCGCATCGCCGAGGACGCGGACGCGCTCGACATTGACTGGGGCCATCGTCCCGATGGGAAGGTGAGCCGTTACGCCACCGAGTGGCTCCGGGCGCATTCCTACGCGGCCGACCGGGATTCTCCTCCAGCTCCGCCCTCCGACATCGAGGCGGTCACCGTGGACTTCGCACGCCTCGAGGAGCCGCTCGGACCGAAGATTTTCCGCGCCCTGGAGCAGCACGGCCTGCTCATCGTCCGGGGCTATGGCCTGGACACCGAGGCCCTCATCGAGACGATTGGCCAGCAGGGGCTCTCCGTCATCGAGACGCACTTCGGCCGCATCGAGGACCTGCGCACCGACAACACCACGAACCGCAACACGGACCAGCTCGGCTACACCGACAGCGCCGTTCAGCTCCACACGGATCAGCCCTTCCTCGACAGGCCGCCGCGCTATCAGCTGCTGCACTCGCAGCGGCCCGCGGAGACGGGCGGCGCCAACTTCGTGGTGGATGGGCTCGCCGCGGCCCGGTACCTCTCCGGGCTGGACCGTCCGGCGTTCGAGTTGCTGCGCACGGTGCCGGTGACGTTCCACCGCAAGCAGAAGTCTTTCGAGCGGGTGCTCGTGTCCCCCATCCTCGACTTCGACGCGCCGGGAGGGTTCCGGATCCGGTACAGCTACTTCACGCTCGCGCCGCACCAGCGGCCCTTCGCGGAGATGGAGGCGTGGTACCGCGCGTACAACCGTTTCGCCAAGCTGGTGCGTGACGAGCGTCACCAGTACCGGTTCCTGCTCCAGACAGGCGACTTCCTCATCTATGACAACTGGCGAATGCTGCATGCGCGCACGTCGTTCACTGGTGCGCGCTGGGTGAGGGGCGTCTATTTCGACAAGGCCCACTGA